Proteins from one Malania oleifera isolate guangnan ecotype guangnan chromosome 4, ASM2987363v1, whole genome shotgun sequence genomic window:
- the LOC131152909 gene encoding cold shock domain-containing protein 4-like, whose amino-acid sequence MAEESLQGDSEVQNPKNRLTPSNSYLGARQANWKKYNGGGGQRRETGGGTYQGTTFSFACPTCGKQNGRKCMMGSSVCYRCGKPGHMVRECGTSGSNAPPKRPYWGGAQPPRGGYQRGTTQARVYSLTPGDAENARDVVKGNIRMLSNIAIVLFDSRATHSFISPRFVKLCGLKAQLLDAELAMATPLGSIVTDQCSCSIYGLDEQGVP is encoded by the exons atGGCAGAGGAGAGCCTGCAGGGGGATTCAGAGGTCCAGAATCCGAAGAATAGGCTGACACCTTCCAATTCTTATTTAGGTGCGAGGCAGGCAAATTGGAAGAAATATAATGGTGGCGGAGGCCAGCGGCGAGAGACTGGTGGTGGTACATATCAGGGTACCACATTTTCCTTTGCTTGTCCTACTTGTGGCAAGCAGAATGGAAGGAAGTGCATGATGGGTTCAAGCGTTTGCTACCGGTGTGGCAAACCAGGGCATATGGTGCGTGAGTGCGGCACGTCGGGGAGTAATGCACCCCCAAAGCGGCCATATTGGGGAGGCGCTCAGCCACCACGTGGTGGATATCAAAGGGGTACTACCCAGGCgagggtgtattccctaactcctgGCGATGCAGAGAACGCAAGAGATGTGGTGAAAGGTAATATTCGTATGCTTTCGAATATAGCTATTGTactatttgattcaagagcaacacattcctttatttccCCGAGATTCGTTAAATTATGTGGGCTAAAGGCACAGCTATTGGATGCAGAATTAGCAATGGCTACACCATTAGGGTCAATAGTC aCTGACCAATGCTCATgtagcatttatggacttgatgaacagggtgttccataa